GCATCGTCCTGAAGCCCGAGAACCCGGTCATGGCCCCGATCGTCGTGAACCCGCGCGAGCGCCGGGTTCAGATCCTCGGCAAGGTCATCGGGCTTCTGCGCGGGTTCTAGCCAGGATGGACGTCCTCCGCGAGATCGGCCGCGCAACCGTCGCCCTAGCCGGCGTCGCCGCCTGGGGCGCCGTGCTACTCCTGCTGGCGGGGTAGTGTCCGCTCGAACACCTTGGCCGTGATGAAGAGATCGAGCAGCTCGCCGTCGATGGCCCCGGCGCGGCGTTCGGCTTCCAGGATGTCGAGCGCCTCGTCCAGCGGCACCGCCCGCTTGTAGGGACGGTCGGAGGCGGTGAGCGCGTCGTAGATGTCGGCGATCGTCATCATCCGGGACTGCACGGGAATGTGCTCGGCGGTGATCCCGTCGGGGTAGCCCGAGCCGTCGAGCTTCTCGTGGTGCGAGCGCGCGATCTCGGGGATCCGCCGCAGCTCTTTGGTCCAGGGGATCTGGGCCAGGAACTCGAAAGTGTGGACGACGTGCGAGCGGATCTCGAGGACCTCGTCGTCCGTCAGGCTGCCCCGCGAGATGGCCAGCACCGCCGCCTCGTCCGGCGTGATCAGCGTCTGCGGCAAGCCCTGATCGCCCTCGAAGACGTGTAACGCGAGCTGCTGGATCTGGGAGACGACGTCGCGCGGGAGCACGGCCGGCTCGTTCGCCCGCACGATGCGCCGGAGGCTCTCGTCCAGCTCGGCGAGGTGCGCCGCCAGCTCCGCGTCAAGAGTCGCCGCGTACTTGTCGTATCCGCGGCGCCCCTTCCCGGTCAGGTAGTCGAGCTTCTGGCGCGCGCACCGCAGCTCCAGCCCGCGTCGGATCACCGCCACCCGCTGCCGGATCCGGTCCAGCTCGCCGGGATAGAGCTTCTTGGCCTTGAGCAGCACGTGCTCGCGCACGCCCACCTTGCCGAAGTCGTGGAGGAGCGCGGCGTAGCGGAGCTCCATCATCTGATCGGCGGTGAAGCGGGTGGTCGCGTAGGGCCCCCGCCGGCAGCGGTCGACCGCCTCGGCGAGGCCCACCGTCAGCTCGGCGACGCGGAAAGAATGGCCGGAGGTGGTCGGGTCGCGGGACTCGATCGCCGTCACCGCGGCGCCGACGAAGCCTTCGAACAGTCGCCGGATGCTCTGGTAGAGACGGCTGTTGTCCAGGGCGACCGCGGCCTGCGAGGCGAGGGATTCGGCCAGGGTCTCGTAGCGGGGGCTGAAGGGCCGCACGCGGCGCTCGACGTCTTCCGGCCCCGTGAAGCGGCCGGTAAAGCCGGGCTTGCAGTTGATGAGCTGGAGCACGCCGATCGTCTCGCCCTGGGGCGTGCGCATCGGCACCACCAGCATCGACTGCGTGCGATAGCCGACCTGCTCGTCGAACGACCGGTTGATCTGGAACGGCGAGCCCGGCGGCAGACGGTAGGCGTCCTCGAGATTCAGGGCCTTCCCGGTCAGCGCCACGTGGCCGGCCACGCTGGCATGCGTCAGGGGCAGCGTGACCGCCCGGAACGGGACCTCGATGCTGTCGTTCTGGGCCAGCGCGAAGAAGAGGCGGCGCACGCCGTCGGGCGCATCCTCCACCAGATAGAGCGAGCCGGCATCGCTCTCGGTGATCTCGCGGGCCTTGGTGAGGATCAGCTCGAGCAGCGTGTCGGGGTTGCGCTCGGCCGAGAGTCGGATGCCGATGGCGTTCAGCTCGGACAG
This sequence is a window from Candidatus Methylomirabilota bacterium. Protein-coding genes within it:
- a CDS encoding HD domain-containing phosphohydrolase; this encodes MRQTVFYDAESQVAGAAATLLSDDFDVRPLPWGARPPATSPAVLFIDGGFRHPAPLEHVHAIALVDPRAPGPWPDHWYALLPYGVGRSVLARVVANAFADLEATDEIKRLGRELSELNAIGIRLSAERNPDTLLELILTKAREITESDAGSLYLVEDAPDGVRRLFFALAQNDSIEVPFRAVTLPLTHASVAGHVALTGKALNLEDAYRLPPGSPFQINRSFDEQVGYRTQSMLVVPMRTPQGETIGVLQLINCKPGFTGRFTGPEDVERRVRPFSPRYETLAESLASQAAVALDNSRLYQSIRRLFEGFVGAAVTAIESRDPTTSGHSFRVAELTVGLAEAVDRCRRGPYATTRFTADQMMELRYAALLHDFGKVGVREHVLLKAKKLYPGELDRIRQRVAVIRRGLELRCARQKLDYLTGKGRRGYDKYAATLDAELAAHLAELDESLRRIVRANEPAVLPRDVVSQIQQLALHVFEGDQGLPQTLITPDEAAVLAISRGSLTDDEVLEIRSHVVHTFEFLAQIPWTKELRRIPEIARSHHEKLDGSGYPDGITAEHIPVQSRMMTIADIYDALTASDRPYKRAVPLDEALDILEAERRAGAIDGELLDLFITAKVFERTLPRQQE